In Arthrobacter sp. StoSoilB5, one genomic interval encodes:
- a CDS encoding M18 family aminopeptidase yields MPSNAPAAVDHIQDLGAYVSASPSSFHAVHEAGRRLDGAGFTALDELQPWEGGAGKFYVIRDGALIAWVIPESAGPTTGFNILGAHTDSPSFKLKPKPTTGRFGWLQAGVEVYGGPLLNSWLDRELQLAGRLVLRDGTQHLTATGPLLRFPQLAIHLDRGVNDNGLLLSKQQHMNPVFGLGDPANDDLLGLLAERLEGITVDPADIGGYDVVVADTQAPAVFGAKGEFFASGRLDNLSSTHAGLMALIEHAKAGPKDGPIAVLAAFDHEEIGSNSRSGACGPILEDVLTRISDGLGASVSQRRQSLAASFCVSADAGHAVHPNYAERHDPVNRPVLNGGPLLKINANQRYATDATGAALWARLCGEVNVPYQEYVSNNDLPCGSTIGPLTATRLGIRTVDVGIPLLSMHSARELCGVEDPLRLASVAELFYRTDA; encoded by the coding sequence ATGCCTTCGAATGCCCCCGCAGCAGTTGACCACATCCAGGACCTCGGCGCGTACGTTTCGGCTTCGCCGTCCAGCTTCCATGCAGTGCACGAGGCTGGCAGGCGGCTTGATGGCGCCGGCTTCACCGCACTGGATGAACTGCAGCCGTGGGAAGGTGGCGCGGGTAAGTTCTATGTCATCCGCGATGGCGCCCTGATCGCGTGGGTCATTCCCGAAAGTGCCGGACCAACCACGGGCTTCAACATCCTGGGTGCCCACACGGACTCCCCTTCTTTCAAACTGAAGCCAAAGCCCACCACAGGCAGGTTCGGGTGGCTGCAGGCCGGCGTCGAGGTGTACGGCGGGCCGCTCCTCAACTCCTGGTTGGACCGCGAGCTGCAACTGGCGGGGCGCTTGGTGTTACGCGACGGAACCCAGCACCTGACAGCCACAGGCCCGCTCCTGCGCTTCCCGCAATTGGCCATCCACTTGGATCGCGGGGTCAATGACAACGGCCTCCTCCTGTCCAAGCAGCAGCACATGAATCCTGTTTTCGGGCTCGGTGATCCCGCCAACGACGACCTTTTGGGCCTGCTTGCCGAGCGACTCGAGGGCATCACCGTTGATCCTGCAGACATCGGGGGTTACGACGTCGTGGTGGCGGACACGCAGGCACCTGCGGTTTTCGGCGCCAAGGGTGAGTTCTTCGCCTCCGGCCGCTTGGACAACCTTTCCTCCACGCACGCTGGCCTGATGGCGTTGATCGAGCATGCGAAAGCAGGGCCGAAAGATGGCCCCATCGCTGTCCTCGCCGCCTTCGACCATGAAGAGATCGGTTCCAACTCGCGCTCCGGTGCTTGCGGGCCCATCCTTGAGGACGTTCTGACTCGTATCTCCGATGGTCTTGGCGCCTCGGTGAGCCAACGGCGGCAGTCCCTGGCGGCGTCGTTCTGTGTTTCTGCGGATGCCGGCCACGCCGTCCACCCGAACTACGCCGAGAGGCATGATCCCGTAAATCGTCCCGTACTCAACGGTGGGCCGCTATTGAAGATCAACGCCAACCAGCGCTACGCCACCGACGCGACGGGAGCTGCGCTGTGGGCGCGGCTGTGCGGGGAAGTAAATGTGCCGTACCAGGAATATGTCTCCAACAATGACCTTCCGTGCGGTTCCACCATCGGTCCACTGACCGCGACGCGGCTGGGGATAAGGACAGTCGATGTCGGCATCCCCCTGCTGTCCATGCATTCGGCACGGGAGTTGTGTGGTGTCGAGGACCCGCTCCGTTTGGCTTCTGTGGCGGAGCTGTTCTACCGAACCGACGCCTGA
- a CDS encoding amino acid permease, whose product MHADQQLSKSLKPRHLSMIAIAGVIGAGLFVGSGAAIQQAGPGILVAYLAAGLVVILVMRMLGEMAAANPETGSFSTYADKALGRWAGFSIGWLYAWFWIIVLGIEATAGAAIMHRWVPGVDQWVWALVLMVLLTLTNLGSVKSYGEFEFWFASIKVAAIVIFLLAGIAAILGLIPGVSAPGVANLLDQGGFMPNGPGAVLAGILVVVFSFFGAEIATIAAGESENPVDAVKKAVKSTVWRILIFYIGSIAIVVTLLPWNSASVAKSPYVAVIELYGIPGAGTIMDIVVLTSVLSCLNSGLYTASRMLFSLSQRGDAPKSWTKISKRGVPAAAVLASTVVGFITVGLNYVAPDTVFLFLVNTSGAIALFVWLVIASSQLILRRRMGTAAKDLDLKMWFFPYLTWIAIGSIVALIIGMVILESTRESLFLSLALAAVVVAIGVFRYRKRGTPSAPVGDTDAEPVTLGSGPAS is encoded by the coding sequence ATGCACGCTGACCAACAACTTTCAAAGTCCCTGAAGCCACGACACCTCTCCATGATCGCTATCGCCGGCGTGATTGGTGCTGGGCTGTTTGTGGGCTCCGGCGCCGCTATCCAACAGGCTGGCCCGGGCATCCTCGTCGCCTACTTGGCCGCTGGACTGGTGGTTATCCTCGTCATGAGGATGCTTGGCGAGATGGCTGCGGCCAACCCGGAGACGGGCTCCTTCTCCACGTATGCAGACAAGGCCCTTGGCCGGTGGGCAGGCTTCAGCATCGGCTGGCTGTATGCCTGGTTCTGGATCATCGTCCTCGGCATCGAAGCCACAGCAGGCGCTGCCATCATGCACCGCTGGGTTCCGGGCGTCGATCAGTGGGTTTGGGCGCTGGTGCTCATGGTGCTCCTGACATTGACGAACCTAGGCTCTGTGAAGTCCTACGGTGAGTTCGAATTCTGGTTCGCGTCCATTAAGGTCGCTGCGATCGTCATCTTCCTGCTCGCCGGCATTGCCGCGATCCTTGGCTTGATCCCAGGCGTTTCCGCGCCTGGCGTCGCCAACCTCCTGGATCAGGGTGGCTTCATGCCCAACGGTCCGGGCGCGGTCCTGGCTGGCATCCTCGTGGTGGTCTTCTCGTTCTTTGGGGCAGAGATTGCCACCATCGCCGCGGGCGAGTCCGAAAACCCCGTGGACGCCGTCAAGAAGGCCGTGAAGTCCACTGTTTGGCGCATCTTGATCTTCTACATCGGCTCCATTGCCATTGTGGTCACGCTCCTGCCGTGGAACAGCGCTTCAGTTGCCAAGAGCCCGTACGTCGCCGTGATCGAGCTCTACGGAATCCCGGGCGCCGGCACCATCATGGACATCGTGGTCCTCACCTCGGTGCTGTCATGCCTGAACTCCGGTCTTTACACCGCCAGCCGCATGTTGTTCTCGCTCTCGCAGCGCGGCGACGCCCCCAAATCCTGGACCAAGATCTCCAAGCGTGGCGTTCCCGCCGCAGCGGTTCTTGCTTCCACCGTGGTCGGGTTCATCACCGTTGGCCTGAACTACGTGGCACCGGACACCGTGTTCCTGTTCCTCGTCAACACCTCTGGCGCCATCGCTTTGTTCGTGTGGCTGGTCATCGCCAGCTCACAGCTCATCCTCCGCCGCCGAATGGGCACCGCCGCCAAGGACCTCGACCTCAAGATGTGGTTCTTCCCGTACCTCACGTGGATCGCGATTGGAAGCATCGTCGCGCTCATCATCGGCATGGTGATACTTGAATCCACGCGCGAATCGCTTTTCCTCTCGCTGGCCCTGGCTGCGGTTGTCGTCGCCATCGGTGTGTTCCGGTATCGCAAGCGCGGCACCCCGTCCGCTCCGGTGGGTGACACGGATGCCGAGCCTGTGACGTTGGGTTCCGGTCCGGCGTCGTAA
- the rpsR gene encoding 30S ribosomal protein S18 — protein MAKAELRKPKPKSNPLKAADITVIDYKDVALLRKFISDRGKIRARRVTGVTVQEQRKIAQAIKNAREVALLPYSGAGRG, from the coding sequence ATGGCTAAGGCTGAACTCCGTAAGCCCAAACCAAAGTCCAACCCCTTGAAGGCCGCTGACATCACTGTCATCGACTACAAGGACGTAGCACTGCTGCGCAAGTTCATCTCCGACCGCGGAAAGATCCGCGCTCGTCGCGTTACTGGCGTTACCGTTCAGGAACAGCGCAAGATCGCCCAGGCAATCAAGAACGCCCGCGAAGTTGCTCTGCTGCCTTACTCCGGCGCTGGCCGCGGCTAA
- the rplI gene encoding 50S ribosomal protein L9: MAKLILTHEVTGLGAAGDVVEVKDGYARNFLLPRGFALTWTKGGEKQVESIKAARAARAHASVEAAQAQAQALSSKKVKLEVKAGESGRLFGTVKPADVAAAVEAAGLGAIDKRNVELPNHIKSVGSYQANVRLHEDVSAVIDLEVVAGK, encoded by the coding sequence ATGGCAAAGCTCATTCTGACCCACGAAGTAACCGGTCTCGGTGCTGCTGGCGACGTTGTCGAGGTCAAGGACGGTTACGCACGTAACTTCCTGCTGCCCCGCGGCTTCGCTCTGACCTGGACCAAGGGTGGCGAGAAGCAGGTTGAGTCCATCAAGGCTGCCCGCGCTGCTCGTGCCCACGCTTCTGTTGAAGCTGCACAGGCACAGGCTCAGGCTCTGTCCTCCAAGAAGGTCAAGCTCGAGGTGAAGGCCGGCGAGTCTGGTCGTCTCTTCGGCACCGTCAAGCCTGCTGATGTCGCTGCTGCCGTTGAGGCCGCTGGCCTCGGTGCCATCGACAAGCGCAACGTTGAACTGCCGAACCACATCAAGTCTGTCGGTTCGTACCAGGCCAACGTTCGCCTGCACGAGGATGTTTCCGCTGTTATCGACCTCGAGGTCGTTGCAGGGAAGTAG
- the rpsF gene encoding 30S ribosomal protein S6, translated as MRPYELMVIIDPEVEERTVEPSLQKFLNVITTDGGTIEKVDIWGRRRLAYDIKKKSEGIYAVVNFTAEPATAKELDRQLSLNETIMRTKIIRPEDQKVVAE; from the coding sequence ATGCGTCCTTACGAATTGATGGTAATCATCGACCCCGAGGTCGAAGAGCGTACCGTAGAGCCGTCGCTTCAGAAGTTCCTCAATGTCATCACCACCGATGGTGGAACCATCGAAAAGGTTGACATCTGGGGCCGTCGCCGTCTGGCATACGACATCAAGAAGAAGTCCGAAGGTATCTACGCAGTGGTGAACTTCACCGCTGAGCCGGCTACCGCCAAGGAACTTGACCGCCAGCTGTCTCTTAACGAGACGATCATGCGCACCAAGATCATCCGCCCCGAAGACCAGAAGGTCGTTGCTGAGTAA
- a CDS encoding DUF1345 domain-containing protein — MNNVRVRRSRLRFVVMVAAGAAAFVATGIAGSWVDATAVGWATAALIYVGWVWLVIARMDPAETQQHATSEDPSRGVTDVLILVANLASIAAAAAVIVNSHTEGADTRFYSAALSLACVALSWMLVQTLFTLRYAELYYSPEADAGGEVGGISFNQDRPPQYTDFAYLATSLGMTYQVSDTNLGNHKIRLEALKHSLLSYLFGTVILAVTINLVIGLAQ, encoded by the coding sequence ATGAACAACGTCAGAGTCAGACGCAGCCGTTTGCGTTTCGTTGTCATGGTGGCAGCCGGCGCCGCAGCCTTCGTGGCCACGGGCATCGCAGGCAGCTGGGTCGATGCAACGGCCGTCGGCTGGGCCACGGCCGCACTGATCTATGTTGGATGGGTGTGGCTGGTGATAGCGCGGATGGATCCAGCCGAGACCCAGCAACACGCGACGTCCGAGGACCCGTCCCGTGGGGTCACTGACGTGCTGATCCTCGTCGCAAACCTGGCCAGCATCGCCGCCGCTGCCGCGGTGATCGTCAACTCGCACACTGAAGGAGCGGACACGCGCTTCTACTCGGCCGCGCTCTCCCTGGCGTGCGTAGCCCTGTCCTGGATGCTGGTCCAAACGCTCTTCACCCTGCGCTATGCCGAGCTCTACTACAGCCCTGAAGCCGATGCCGGTGGTGAAGTGGGCGGCATCAGTTTTAACCAGGATCGCCCACCGCAGTACACGGACTTCGCCTACCTCGCCACCAGCCTGGGCATGACGTACCAGGTCTCAGACACCAATCTGGGCAACCACAAGATCCGGCTTGAGGCCCTAAAGCACAGCCTTCTTTCGTACCTGTTCGGCACAGTCATCCTGGCCGTCACCATCAACCTCGTTATTGGCTTGGCCCAGTAG
- a CDS encoding IS481 family transposase, producing the protein MSKNKVIVLAVLEGGMSKTETARRYGVSRQWVHELLRRHAEAGEAGLSPRSRRPRRSPQATSPAIRDRVLALRQRLAAEGLDAGAETIASHLELEGCRPPASSTIHRILRQAGTVTPEPHKRPRSSLRRFEAHQPNETWQSDFTHWALADGTDTEILNFLDDHSRYLLHCTAHRRVTGPIVVNAFLDAGSEHGLPASTLTDNGMVYTTRLAGGKGGRNAFETLIASLGITQKNGHPGHPQTQGKIERFHQTLKKWLAGQPRAHTLDGLNDQLAKFRQIYNHERPHRALNRRTPATAYNAAPKAAPKLAIQGDHWRTRTDRVDADGKVSLRYAGRLRHLGIGRLHKHKRVILLGHEEHVLTIEHGTGEVLAEFTINPDRGYQKKQNTPGPKTGGVNDVPTHP; encoded by the coding sequence ATGTCGAAGAACAAGGTCATCGTCCTGGCCGTCCTTGAGGGCGGAATGTCCAAAACCGAAACCGCCCGCCGCTACGGCGTCAGCCGGCAATGGGTGCACGAACTCCTTCGCCGCCACGCCGAGGCCGGCGAAGCGGGCCTCTCGCCCCGGTCCAGGCGCCCCCGCCGCAGCCCACAGGCGACCAGCCCTGCCATCCGGGACCGCGTACTTGCCCTGCGGCAGCGCCTCGCCGCCGAGGGCCTTGACGCAGGCGCGGAAACCATCGCCAGCCATCTTGAACTGGAAGGGTGCAGGCCGCCGGCCTCGAGCACCATTCATAGAATCCTGCGCCAGGCCGGAACCGTCACCCCGGAACCCCACAAGCGCCCCCGCTCCTCGCTGCGGCGCTTCGAAGCGCACCAGCCCAACGAGACCTGGCAATCCGACTTCACCCACTGGGCCCTGGCCGACGGAACCGACACCGAGATCCTGAACTTCCTCGATGACCACTCCCGCTACCTGCTGCACTGCACCGCCCACCGCCGGGTTACCGGCCCCATCGTGGTCAACGCGTTCCTCGACGCAGGCAGCGAACACGGGCTCCCGGCCTCAACCCTGACCGATAACGGCATGGTCTACACCACCCGCCTGGCTGGCGGGAAGGGCGGCCGGAACGCCTTCGAAACCCTCATAGCTTCGCTCGGCATCACGCAGAAGAACGGCCACCCAGGCCATCCCCAAACCCAAGGCAAAATCGAGCGATTCCACCAGACCCTGAAAAAATGGCTTGCCGGGCAGCCTCGCGCCCACACCCTCGACGGCCTGAACGACCAGCTCGCGAAGTTCAGGCAGATCTACAACCACGAACGCCCGCACCGTGCCCTGAACCGGCGCACACCGGCCACCGCCTACAACGCCGCCCCCAAAGCCGCCCCGAAGCTCGCCATCCAAGGCGACCACTGGCGGACCCGCACCGACCGAGTCGATGCCGATGGGAAAGTCTCACTCCGCTACGCCGGACGCCTCCGCCACCTGGGCATCGGTCGACTCCACAAGCACAAACGAGTGATCCTGCTCGGCCACGAAGAACACGTCCTGACCATCGAACACGGAACCGGTGAAGTCCTCGCGGAGTTCACAATCAACCCAGACCGCGGCTACCAGAAAAAACAAAACACCCCCGGTCCGAAGACCGGGGGTGTCAATGATGTCCCGACACATCCGTAA
- a CDS encoding single-stranded DNA-binding protein, producing MAGETTITVIGNLTNDPELRFTPSGSAVANFTIASTPRTFDRQSNEWKDGETLFLRASVWREAAENVAESLTKGMRVIVSGRLKSRSYETKEGEKRTVIELEVDEIGPSLRYANAKVNRTQRSGGQFGAGNGGQGGFGGGNAGGFGGGAAAGASQGGNSGGNWGGNQPAQQDDPWATPGVSNAGGWGNGPDSEPPF from the coding sequence ATGGCAGGCGAAACCACTATTACGGTCATCGGTAATCTCACCAATGACCCGGAGCTGCGGTTCACCCCGTCTGGCTCAGCAGTAGCGAACTTCACCATCGCTTCTACTCCCCGGACCTTTGACCGTCAGTCGAATGAGTGGAAGGACGGGGAAACCCTGTTCCTCCGCGCTTCCGTCTGGCGCGAAGCTGCCGAGAACGTGGCCGAGTCCCTCACAAAGGGCATGCGCGTCATTGTTTCCGGCCGTTTGAAGAGCCGTTCCTACGAAACCAAGGAAGGCGAGAAGCGCACCGTTATCGAGCTCGAGGTCGATGAAATCGGTCCGAGCCTGCGTTACGCGAACGCCAAAGTCAACCGTACCCAGCGCTCCGGTGGCCAGTTCGGCGCCGGAAACGGTGGCCAGGGTGGCTTCGGTGGCGGTAACGCCGGTGGCTTTGGAGGAGGCGCTGCAGCTGGTGCAAGCCAGGGCGGCAACTCCGGTGGAAACTGGGGCGGCAACCAGCCCGCACAGCAGGATGACCCTTGGGCTACGCCCGGTGTCAGTAATGCAGGCGGCTGGGGCAACGGCCCGGATTCCGAACCTCCCTTCTAA